A window of the Microbacterium sp. AZCO genome harbors these coding sequences:
- a CDS encoding extracellular solute-binding protein, whose protein sequence is MAAQQRRKLPRLFAAGTALLGLVALTACSASSGEVSDEYGFAAAEQVADSPITVWVDAAREPIAKAFKEENPDVDINIETYDGNAGGSGSFQTKIALFDQSGEGWPDVVFSTQTNDASWAAKETNGVQAFAAPLDKGLLSDKFLSGFTAGANDPMTVDDTVYGLRNDLAPVVLWYNQKLLDEFGYDIPTTWEEYEDLGDKLAAEHPGYILGSIGDSFVGTYVYYWGAQAPIFQLDGNTFSSDFEDPHSVAMTDLLDHMSANGTLVQDSVFSATFVDEYADKLVAIPGPAWYAGALFQNPDNVNAEAGTFGAANPLYWEGKDKVTGNVGGGVWYASSHSKNLDAVSKFLEYVISSDKAVELASGLPAYDSAASSWLSTQAESGFFVGDFEGALSTAASNVWSGWGFPSFSPETAYAAVVVPALAEGKSIADVTDEWHKQIINEAQVQGYEIAG, encoded by the coding sequence ATGGCCGCACAGCAGCGCAGAAAACTCCCTCGACTCTTTGCCGCGGGCACCGCCCTCCTCGGCCTCGTCGCTCTGACCGCGTGCTCGGCCAGCTCGGGCGAGGTCAGCGACGAGTACGGCTTCGCCGCCGCGGAGCAGGTCGCCGACAGCCCCATCACGGTGTGGGTGGATGCCGCCCGCGAACCGATCGCGAAGGCGTTCAAGGAGGAGAACCCCGACGTCGACATCAACATCGAGACGTACGACGGCAACGCCGGCGGCTCGGGCTCGTTCCAGACCAAGATCGCGCTCTTCGACCAGTCCGGCGAGGGCTGGCCCGACGTCGTCTTCTCGACCCAGACGAACGACGCGTCGTGGGCCGCGAAGGAGACCAACGGCGTCCAGGCGTTCGCCGCCCCGCTCGACAAGGGCCTCCTCTCCGACAAGTTCCTGAGCGGCTTCACGGCCGGCGCCAACGACCCCATGACCGTCGACGACACCGTCTACGGCCTCCGCAACGACCTCGCGCCCGTCGTGCTCTGGTACAACCAGAAGCTCCTCGACGAGTTCGGCTACGACATTCCGACGACCTGGGAGGAGTACGAGGACCTCGGCGACAAGCTCGCGGCCGAGCATCCCGGATACATCCTCGGCTCGATCGGCGACTCGTTCGTGGGCACCTACGTCTACTACTGGGGCGCCCAGGCGCCGATCTTCCAGCTCGACGGCAACACCTTCTCGTCGGACTTCGAAGACCCGCACTCGGTCGCCATGACCGACCTGCTCGACCACATGTCGGCCAACGGCACACTCGTGCAGGACAGCGTCTTCAGCGCGACCTTCGTCGACGAGTACGCCGACAAGCTCGTCGCGATCCCCGGTCCCGCCTGGTACGCCGGCGCGCTCTTCCAGAACCCCGACAACGTCAACGCCGAGGCCGGCACGTTCGGCGCTGCGAACCCCCTGTACTGGGAGGGCAAGGACAAGGTGACGGGCAACGTCGGCGGCGGCGTCTGGTACGCCTCGAGCCACTCCAAGAACCTCGACGCGGTGTCGAAGTTCCTCGAGTACGTCATCTCGTCGGACAAGGCCGTCGAGCTCGCCTCGGGACTGCCCGCATACGACTCGGCCGCCTCGTCGTGGCTGTCGACCCAGGCCGAGAGCGGCTTCTTCGTGGGAGACTTCGAGGGCGCGCTCTCGACCGCCGCCTCCAACGTCTGGAGCGGCTGGGGCTTCCCGAGCTTCAGCCCCGAGACCGCGTACGCGGCCGTCGTCGTGCCCGCACTCGCCGAAGGCAAGTCGATCGCCGACGTGACCGACGAGTGGCACAAGCAGATCATCAACGAGGCCCAGGTGCAGGGCTACGAGATCGCCGGATAG
- a CDS encoding L-rhamnose mutarotase, translating to MKRIASVIGLAPENREVYERYHAAVWPGVLARLTASNIRNYSIYRHGELLFAYFEYVGDDYEADMAAIAADPETQRWWAVQEPLQSPLPDRAEGEWWKEIPEIFHHD from the coding sequence ATGAAGCGCATCGCATCCGTCATCGGGCTCGCGCCCGAGAACCGCGAGGTGTACGAGCGGTACCACGCGGCGGTGTGGCCCGGCGTGCTCGCGCGGCTCACGGCGAGCAACATCCGCAACTACTCGATCTACCGGCACGGCGAGCTGCTCTTCGCATACTTCGAGTACGTCGGCGACGACTACGAGGCCGACATGGCGGCGATCGCGGCCGATCCCGAGACGCAGCGCTGGTGGGCCGTGCAGGAGCCTCTGCAGAGTCCGCTCCCGGATCGCGCCGAAGGGGAGTGGTGGAAGGAGATCCCCGAGATCTTCCACCACGACTGA
- a CDS encoding L-fuconate dehydratase, translating to MTIITAVTAHDVRFPTSLTMDGSDAMNKDGDYSAAYVVVHTDDPAVKGYGFTFTIGRGNDLCVEAARQRGLPLVGRSVEAAVADLGGLYRELASDSQLRWLGPEKGVVHLGMAAVMNAMWDLAARLAGKPLWRLLADMTPTQLVDAADLRYLSDALTRDEAVAILAERAPTRAERIADLEARGGYPCYMTSAGWLGYSDDELRHLLQEAVDEGYRHVKLKVGASLDDDIRRLRIAREVIGWDANLMIDANQVWDVPEAIEWMGHLAEFKPLWIEEPTSPDDVLGHAAVRKAVAPIGVATGEHGMNRVLFKQMFQAEAIDFCQLDSARLASVNEILAVYLMAMKFGVPVCPHAGGVGLCELVQHLSIFDYVCVSGSLENRVTEFVDHLHEHFVDPCIVENGSYTLPSLPGYSAQMHDGSVAEYAYPGGGYWTSR from the coding sequence ATGACGATCATCACCGCCGTGACGGCGCACGACGTGCGCTTCCCGACGTCGCTGACGATGGACGGGTCGGACGCCATGAACAAGGACGGCGACTACTCGGCCGCCTACGTCGTGGTGCACACCGACGACCCCGCCGTGAAGGGCTACGGCTTCACCTTCACGATCGGCCGCGGCAACGACCTGTGCGTCGAAGCGGCTCGGCAGCGCGGCCTTCCTCTCGTCGGACGCTCGGTCGAGGCCGCCGTCGCCGATCTCGGGGGCCTTTACCGCGAGCTCGCGTCGGACTCGCAGCTGCGCTGGCTCGGCCCCGAGAAGGGCGTCGTGCACCTCGGGATGGCCGCCGTCATGAACGCCATGTGGGATCTCGCCGCGCGCCTCGCGGGCAAGCCGCTGTGGCGCCTGCTCGCGGACATGACCCCGACGCAGCTGGTCGACGCGGCCGACCTGCGGTATCTTTCCGACGCGCTCACCCGCGACGAGGCTGTTGCGATCCTCGCCGAGCGCGCCCCGACGCGCGCCGAGCGCATCGCGGATCTCGAGGCGCGCGGCGGCTACCCCTGCTACATGACGAGCGCGGGGTGGCTCGGCTACAGCGACGACGAGCTCCGCCACCTCCTGCAGGAAGCGGTCGACGAGGGCTATCGCCACGTCAAGCTCAAGGTCGGGGCGAGCCTGGACGACGATATCCGGCGCCTGCGCATCGCGCGTGAGGTCATCGGGTGGGACGCGAACCTCATGATCGACGCGAATCAGGTGTGGGACGTTCCCGAGGCGATCGAGTGGATGGGGCACCTCGCCGAGTTCAAGCCTTTGTGGATCGAGGAGCCCACGAGCCCCGACGACGTGCTCGGGCACGCCGCCGTACGCAAGGCCGTCGCGCCGATCGGAGTCGCGACGGGCGAGCACGGGATGAACCGCGTGCTGTTCAAGCAGATGTTCCAGGCCGAGGCGATCGACTTCTGCCAGCTCGACTCGGCGAGGCTCGCCAGTGTCAACGAGATCCTCGCGGTCTACCTCATGGCGATGAAGTTCGGCGTGCCCGTATGCCCGCACGCGGGAGGCGTGGGACTGTGCGAGCTCGTGCAGCACCTGTCGATCTTCGACTACGTGTGTGTCTCGGGCTCGCTCGAGAACCGCGTGACGGAGTTCGTCGACCATCTGCACGAGCACTTCGTCGACCCGTGCATCGTCGAGAACGGCTCGTACACGCTGCCCAGCCTGCCGGGGTACAGCGCGCAGATGCACGACGGATCGGTCGCCGAGTACGCCTACCCCGGCGGCGGCTACTGGACGTCGCGCTGA
- a CDS encoding FadR/GntR family transcriptional regulator: MADDDGAGSRSQTDVVIDAVKGMLTRGELHPGSRLPVEKDLAAQLGVSRGSLREGVRALATLGVLETRQGDGTYVTSLDPQLLLSPLGFLADLQQPGQAADLLAVRRVLETESVALAAHRLTEEQLAELGRVLDGVDDILTSDPEMDLEAFIQADTVFHGIIARASGNPSLAAIIETLVGRTFRARLWRAISHRGSVRETQAEHRAILDELMRRDPERARIRMSVHLLGVEQFSAAHAEDDPSAHAHEPQRDVQ; this comes from the coding sequence ATGGCGGATGACGACGGCGCGGGCTCCCGCTCGCAGACGGACGTCGTCATCGACGCCGTCAAGGGCATGCTCACGCGCGGCGAGCTGCATCCCGGGTCGCGGCTGCCGGTCGAGAAGGACCTCGCGGCCCAGCTCGGCGTCTCTCGCGGGTCTTTGCGGGAAGGCGTGCGCGCCCTCGCGACCCTCGGCGTGCTCGAGACGCGTCAGGGCGACGGCACGTATGTGACCTCGCTCGATCCCCAGCTCCTCCTGAGCCCGCTCGGCTTCCTCGCGGATCTGCAGCAGCCCGGGCAGGCGGCCGATCTTCTCGCGGTCCGGCGCGTGCTCGAGACCGAGAGCGTCGCCCTCGCGGCACACCGCCTGACGGAGGAGCAGCTCGCGGAGCTCGGCCGTGTGCTCGACGGCGTCGACGACATCCTCACGAGCGACCCCGAGATGGACCTCGAGGCGTTCATCCAGGCGGACACCGTCTTCCACGGCATCATCGCGCGCGCCAGCGGCAACCCGTCGCTCGCGGCCATCATCGAGACTCTCGTGGGCCGCACGTTCCGCGCACGGCTGTGGCGTGCCATCTCGCACCGCGGTTCGGTGCGCGAGACGCAGGCCGAGCACCGCGCGATCCTCGACGAGCTCATGCGCCGCGACCCCGAGCGCGCCCGCATCAGGATGTCGGTGCACCTGCTCGGCGTGGAGCAGTTCAGTGCCGCTCACGCCGAGGACGATCCCTCCGCCCACGCGCACGAACCTCAGCGCGACGTCCAGTAG
- a CDS encoding fumarylacetoacetate hydrolase family protein — protein sequence MTNDWTGGFDAALPHDGAALLVGRAWDPVAGGPSVVAVRGGRIVDLSATFPTMRDLTELADPAAAAAAAEGPELGSAADLLANTQPEARDESRPWLLSPIDLHVVKAAGVTFPVSMIERVIEERARGEADAAASVRASILDTIGGDLSALVPGSPEAQRLKEYLVGEGLWSQYLEVGIGPDAEVFTKAPVLSTVGTAVEVGIRSDSEWNNPEPEVVLVVASSGAIVGATLGNDVNLRDIEGRSALLLGHAKDNNASASVGPFVRLFADGFDLDAVREATVTLSVRGEDGFTMSAESHMRQISRDPADLVAQTVGAHHRYPDGFVLYLGTMFAPIDDRDEPGRGFTHHVGDIVTISSPALGALTNRVALSEQTPPWDFGIAALYASLAERGLIPTGAPS from the coding sequence ATGACGAACGACTGGACCGGCGGATTCGACGCCGCACTCCCCCACGACGGAGCCGCGCTGCTCGTCGGCCGCGCGTGGGATCCGGTCGCAGGCGGCCCAAGTGTCGTCGCCGTGCGCGGTGGAAGGATCGTCGATCTGTCGGCGACATTCCCCACGATGCGCGACCTGACCGAGCTCGCCGACCCGGCGGCCGCGGCCGCCGCGGCGGAGGGGCCCGAACTCGGCTCGGCGGCCGACCTCCTCGCGAACACGCAGCCCGAGGCCCGGGACGAGTCGCGTCCGTGGCTGCTGTCACCCATCGATCTCCACGTCGTCAAGGCGGCCGGCGTCACGTTCCCCGTCTCGATGATCGAGCGCGTGATCGAGGAGCGTGCACGCGGAGAGGCGGATGCCGCGGCATCCGTGCGCGCGTCGATCCTCGACACGATCGGCGGCGACCTGAGCGCCCTCGTGCCCGGCTCGCCGGAGGCGCAGCGGCTCAAGGAGTACCTCGTCGGCGAGGGCCTCTGGAGCCAGTACCTCGAAGTCGGCATCGGACCCGACGCCGAGGTCTTCACGAAGGCCCCCGTGCTCTCGACGGTCGGCACGGCCGTCGAGGTCGGCATCCGGAGCGACTCGGAGTGGAACAACCCCGAGCCCGAGGTCGTGCTCGTCGTCGCCTCGAGCGGCGCGATCGTCGGCGCGACGCTCGGCAACGACGTCAACCTGCGCGACATCGAGGGGCGCTCGGCGCTCCTGCTCGGGCACGCGAAGGACAACAACGCGTCGGCGTCGGTCGGACCGTTCGTCCGGCTCTTCGCCGACGGCTTCGACCTCGACGCCGTGCGCGAGGCGACCGTGACGCTGTCGGTGCGCGGCGAGGACGGGTTCACGATGTCGGCCGAGTCGCACATGCGGCAGATCAGCCGCGACCCCGCCGACCTCGTGGCGCAGACGGTCGGCGCTCACCACCGCTATCCCGACGGATTCGTCCTCTACCTCGGCACGATGTTCGCCCCGATCGACGACCGCGACGAGCCGGGCCGCGGCTTCACGCACCATGTCGGCGACATCGTGACGATCTCCTCTCCCGCACTCGGCGCGCTCACCAACCGCGTCGCGCTGAGCGAGCAGACGCCGCCGTGGGACTTCGGCATCGCCGCGCTGTACGCCTCGCTCGCCGAGCGCGGGCTCATCCCGACCGGAGCACCCTCATGA
- a CDS encoding aldo/keto reductase produces MRTRVTARGLHLTELGLGAAQLGNLYRETTEAEVAETIETAWDAGIRYFDTAPHYGVGLSERRLGEGLRGRPRDEYVFSTKVGRLLVASPETAHERDGHGFDVPADPVRRWDFSRDGILRSVEDSLERTGLDRFDILYLHDPDDHFEQASTEGIAALIELREQGVVRAVGAGMNHAAPLAELIRRADVDILMCAGRFTLLDDEALADLLPLAEERGVAVVAAAVYNSGLLSTPRPAPDAFYNYEPAPPALLARANAIADLCEEHGVTLPEAAIAYPLRHPAVATVVLGARGRAQVTQNVARAAASIPDALWHDLAAAGLIPAEPA; encoded by the coding sequence ATGCGAACACGCGTAACGGCGCGCGGACTGCACCTCACCGAGCTGGGCCTCGGCGCGGCCCAGCTCGGCAATCTGTACCGCGAGACGACTGAGGCCGAGGTGGCCGAGACGATCGAGACGGCGTGGGATGCGGGCATCCGCTATTTCGACACGGCGCCGCACTACGGCGTGGGGCTTTCGGAGCGCCGGCTCGGCGAAGGACTGCGGGGCCGGCCGCGCGACGAGTACGTCTTCTCGACGAAGGTCGGACGACTCCTCGTGGCGAGCCCCGAGACGGCACATGAGCGCGACGGGCACGGGTTCGACGTGCCCGCCGACCCCGTCCGTCGGTGGGACTTCAGCCGCGACGGCATCCTCCGATCGGTCGAGGACTCGCTCGAGCGGACGGGACTCGACAGGTTCGACATCCTCTACCTCCACGATCCGGACGACCACTTCGAGCAGGCGTCGACCGAAGGCATCGCCGCTCTCATCGAGTTGCGCGAGCAGGGGGTCGTGCGGGCAGTGGGTGCCGGCATGAATCACGCGGCACCCCTCGCCGAGCTCATCCGCCGCGCGGACGTCGACATCCTGATGTGCGCGGGGCGCTTCACCCTGCTCGACGACGAGGCGCTCGCTGACCTGCTGCCGCTCGCTGAGGAGCGCGGCGTCGCGGTCGTCGCGGCGGCCGTCTACAACTCGGGTCTGCTCAGCACTCCAAGGCCCGCGCCGGACGCGTTCTACAACTATGAGCCCGCGCCCCCTGCGCTCCTCGCGCGCGCGAACGCGATCGCCGACCTCTGCGAAGAGCATGGCGTGACGCTGCCCGAGGCGGCGATCGCGTACCCGCTCCGGCACCCCGCCGTCGCGACGGTCGTGCTCGGTGCCCGGGGCCGAGCACAGGTGACGCAGAATGTCGCCCGGGCCGCGGCATCCATTCCCGACGCTCTTTGGCACGACCTGGCCGCGGCCGGACTCATCCCCGCGGAACCCGCATGA
- a CDS encoding aldehyde dehydrogenase family protein, producing the protein MTLITTDPHTGAETDTGIAPTTDAEVAEITERADAAFRTARRETRAWRSGLLRALADGIEADRAELVAAALAETGLAEARLDGELSRSAFQLRLFADAVDEGGYLEATIDHSGQTPLGAAPDVRRMLVPIGTVAVFGASNFPFAFSVLGGDTASALAAGNAVVIKAHSSHPVTSQGSFAALARAAEAYGAPTGLIGVVYGQAAGAALVADPRIAAVGFTGSVSTGRILLDIIDRRETPIPFYGELSSVNPLIITPGAAWVRTDEIADGLFASFTGSAGQLCTKPGIAFVPADADPLVERLVSRAGAAGPQTLLNVRIHEAFGEIRARLVDEGRARTLVAPSAGGEGYSTTPALLEIDAADMTPAVTEEAFGPLLVVARYRSLDDVAAALDTIPDSLTATIHSDPSEADDVAELTELVQDAVGRVVYDGYPTGVRVSWAMHHGGPWPATNTQHTSVGVSAIRRFLRPLAWQDAPQHVLPDELRDGVAVVPRRVDGVLRLAED; encoded by the coding sequence ATGACGCTGATCACGACCGACCCGCACACCGGCGCCGAGACCGACACGGGGATCGCGCCGACGACCGACGCCGAGGTGGCCGAGATCACGGAGCGGGCGGATGCCGCGTTCCGCACCGCTCGCCGCGAAACGCGCGCGTGGCGCAGCGGGCTGCTGCGGGCCCTGGCGGACGGCATCGAAGCTGATCGGGCCGAGCTCGTCGCCGCGGCCCTCGCCGAGACGGGGCTCGCCGAGGCGCGCCTGGACGGCGAGCTGTCGCGCAGCGCCTTCCAGCTGCGACTGTTCGCCGACGCCGTCGACGAGGGCGGGTACCTCGAGGCGACGATCGACCACTCAGGGCAGACTCCGCTCGGCGCGGCGCCCGATGTGCGGCGCATGCTCGTGCCGATCGGGACGGTCGCCGTCTTCGGCGCGAGCAACTTCCCCTTCGCCTTCTCGGTCCTGGGCGGTGACACCGCGTCGGCGCTCGCCGCCGGCAACGCCGTCGTGATCAAGGCGCACAGCTCTCACCCCGTGACCTCGCAGGGCTCGTTCGCCGCACTCGCCCGCGCGGCGGAGGCCTATGGCGCACCGACGGGTCTCATCGGCGTCGTGTACGGCCAGGCCGCCGGCGCGGCGCTCGTCGCCGATCCGCGGATCGCCGCCGTCGGCTTCACCGGGTCGGTCTCGACGGGCCGCATCCTGCTCGACATCATCGACCGGCGCGAGACTCCCATCCCGTTCTACGGCGAGCTCTCGAGCGTCAATCCGCTGATCATCACGCCCGGTGCGGCCTGGGTGCGCACGGACGAGATCGCGGACGGGCTCTTCGCCTCGTTCACGGGGTCGGCCGGGCAGCTGTGCACGAAGCCCGGCATCGCCTTCGTGCCGGCGGACGCCGACCCGCTCGTCGAGCGGCTCGTGTCGCGCGCGGGCGCCGCGGGGCCGCAGACGCTCCTCAACGTACGCATCCACGAGGCCTTCGGCGAGATCCGCGCGCGCCTCGTCGACGAGGGCCGCGCCCGCACCCTCGTCGCTCCGAGCGCAGGCGGCGAGGGCTATTCGACGACCCCTGCCCTGCTCGAGATCGACGCCGCGGACATGACCCCTGCCGTCACGGAGGAGGCCTTCGGGCCGCTCCTCGTCGTCGCCCGTTACCGGTCGCTCGACGACGTGGCCGCGGCGCTCGACACGATCCCCGACTCGCTCACGGCGACGATCCACAGCGACCCGAGCGAGGCGGACGACGTCGCCGAGCTGACGGAGCTCGTGCAGGATGCGGTCGGCAGGGTCGTCTACGACGGCTACCCGACCGGCGTGCGGGTGTCGTGGGCGATGCACCACGGCGGCCCCTGGCCAGCCACGAACACCCAGCACACGTCGGTCGGCGTCAGCGCGATCCGGCGGTTCCTCCGCCCCCTCGCCTGGCAGGACGCCCCGCAGCACGTGCTGCCGGACGAGCTGCGCGACGGGGTCGCGGTCGTGCCGCGGCGCGTCGACGGCGTGCTCCGTCTCGCGGAGGACTGA
- a CDS encoding sugar ABC transporter permease, whose protein sequence is MTAPAVGPLGDRRRGRRRKSPDRSQARIGYLFVSGYTVLLLAFGLFPALYAIFLAFTKGGAFAGVDNFVKVFNDYRFWPAVQHVALFIVFWLVSLMIFVVLLALLVHGIRRRSASASVRFLYYIPGALAGASSVMLWLFLLDPTVSPVSGILRAFGFETFTQVVSLDNLPIVFTLIAFWAGAGGWIVIMYGALNNISDEVMEAARIDGAGPIASAWYIQIPLMRKWISYMAVMSLAAGTQLFVEPRVLSQASKGVVPQDYSLNQLAYLYAFKQSDFNGSAAISLLLLVVAVALSALFVFRGGLFERD, encoded by the coding sequence TTGACGGCACCCGCCGTCGGTCCCCTCGGGGACCGGCGGCGGGGACGCCGACGCAAGAGCCCCGACCGCAGCCAGGCGCGGATCGGCTACCTGTTCGTGAGCGGCTACACGGTGCTGCTCCTCGCGTTCGGGCTGTTCCCCGCGCTGTACGCGATCTTCCTCGCGTTCACGAAGGGCGGGGCCTTCGCCGGCGTCGACAACTTCGTCAAGGTCTTCAACGACTACCGGTTCTGGCCGGCCGTCCAGCACGTCGCCCTCTTCATCGTGTTCTGGCTCGTGTCGCTCATGATCTTCGTCGTGCTGCTCGCGCTGCTCGTGCACGGCATCCGGCGGCGGTCGGCCTCGGCATCCGTCCGCTTCCTGTACTACATCCCGGGCGCGCTCGCCGGGGCCTCGAGCGTGATGCTGTGGCTCTTCCTCCTCGACCCGACCGTGAGCCCCGTCTCGGGCATCCTGCGCGCCTTCGGCTTCGAGACGTTCACGCAGGTCGTCTCGCTCGACAACCTGCCCATCGTCTTCACGCTCATCGCCTTCTGGGCGGGGGCGGGCGGCTGGATCGTGATCATGTACGGCGCGCTCAACAACATCTCGGACGAGGTCATGGAGGCCGCCCGCATCGACGGCGCAGGGCCCATCGCATCGGCCTGGTACATCCAGATCCCGCTCATGCGGAAGTGGATCTCGTACATGGCGGTCATGTCGCTCGCGGCGGGCACGCAGCTCTTCGTCGAGCCGCGAGTGCTCTCGCAGGCGTCGAAGGGCGTCGTGCCCCAGGACTACTCCCTCAACCAGCTCGCCTACCTGTACGCCTTCAAGCAGAGCGACTTCAACGGCTCGGCGGCGATCTCGCTGCTGCTCCTCGTCGTCGCCGTGGCGCTGTCCGCGCTGTTCGTCTTCCGAGGAGGACTCTTTGAGCGCGACTGA
- a CDS encoding carbohydrate ABC transporter permease, translating to MSATETIVRPKGRSTYGPRDAQTLRPSPARWIGRALAWSVIGLFLLFFIVPMVWLVLAPTKTPRQLLLDNPFSFGAFGTLASNWRELMEFQNGIVWVWLGNAALYSGAALILTLVVSIPAGYALALVEFRFRRLLLVATLIVMLIPNTALVLPIFLELSALKLVGTPLSVILPFSFFPFGVYLTYIYFSTAVSRDLLNAARIDGAGEFRVFAQVAMPLATPVIALVGFFNLVGNWNNYFLPFVMVPGRKAPIQVGLAELLSNVPLFNPTTAGSVTIDLPVLAMATILSVAPVLIIFLFSQRFLVSGMTAGGTKE from the coding sequence TTGAGCGCGACTGAGACGATCGTCCGCCCCAAGGGGCGCTCGACCTACGGCCCGCGCGACGCGCAGACCCTCAGGCCGAGCCCCGCGCGCTGGATCGGGCGCGCGCTCGCGTGGAGCGTCATCGGGCTGTTCCTGCTGTTCTTCATCGTGCCGATGGTGTGGCTCGTGCTCGCGCCGACGAAGACGCCGCGCCAGCTCCTCCTCGACAACCCCTTCTCGTTCGGCGCGTTCGGCACGCTCGCGTCGAACTGGCGGGAGCTCATGGAGTTCCAGAACGGGATCGTGTGGGTCTGGCTCGGCAACGCCGCGCTCTACTCGGGCGCGGCGCTGATCCTGACGCTCGTCGTCAGCATCCCGGCGGGATACGCCCTCGCGCTCGTCGAGTTCCGGTTCCGCCGGCTGCTCCTCGTCGCGACGCTCATCGTCATGCTCATCCCGAACACGGCGCTCGTGCTGCCGATCTTCCTCGAGCTGAGCGCCCTCAAGCTCGTCGGGACGCCCCTGTCGGTCATCCTGCCGTTCTCGTTCTTCCCGTTCGGCGTCTACCTGACCTACATCTACTTCTCGACGGCGGTCTCGCGCGATCTGCTCAACGCCGCGCGCATCGACGGCGCGGGGGAGTTCCGCGTTTTCGCGCAGGTCGCGATGCCGCTTGCGACCCCCGTCATCGCGCTCGTCGGCTTCTTCAACCTCGTCGGCAACTGGAACAACTACTTCCTCCCGTTCGTCATGGTTCCGGGGCGCAAGGCCCCGATCCAGGTCGGGCTCGCCGAGCTGCTGTCGAACGTGCCGCTGTTCAACCCGACGACGGCGGGCTCGGTGACGATCGATCTGCCGGTCCTCGCGATGGCGACGATCCTCTCGGTCGCGCCCGTGCTCATCATCTTCCTGTTCTCGCAGCGCTTCCTCGTGAGCGGGATGACGGCGGGTGGAACGAAGGAATAG
- a CDS encoding amidohydrolase family protein — protein sequence MSFPVIDAHQHVWDPARAEYDWLGPDLAPIDGAMTFADVAPELAASGVDFTVQVQSADNPQDTALMRESASRHPEVVGIVGFAPLDDPAATAATLDAWAGDTLMVGVRNLIHTKADADWLLRRDVDESLGLLEERGLAFDLVAVLPRHLELVPILSARHPDLRIVLDHLGKPPIGLESSEPWSRLIAEAAENPLVHGKVSGLYSATADLAAWTTDGIRPSFDHALDVFGAPRLMYGGDWPISVLAGGYARVWAGLAPLFDELTADERERILGRTAAEFYRLDPARLRRG from the coding sequence ATGAGTTTCCCCGTGATCGACGCGCATCAGCACGTCTGGGATCCCGCGCGCGCGGAGTACGACTGGCTGGGCCCCGATCTCGCCCCGATCGATGGCGCGATGACGTTCGCGGATGTCGCCCCCGAGCTCGCGGCGTCGGGCGTGGACTTCACCGTCCAGGTGCAGTCCGCCGACAATCCGCAGGACACGGCGCTCATGCGCGAGTCCGCGTCACGGCATCCCGAGGTCGTCGGGATCGTGGGGTTCGCGCCGCTCGACGACCCCGCTGCGACGGCCGCGACGCTCGACGCGTGGGCCGGTGACACCCTCATGGTCGGCGTCCGCAACCTCATCCATACCAAGGCGGACGCCGACTGGCTCCTCCGCCGCGACGTCGACGAGTCGCTCGGCCTGCTGGAGGAGCGCGGGCTCGCCTTCGATCTCGTCGCGGTGCTGCCGCGGCACCTCGAACTCGTGCCGATCCTGTCGGCGCGGCATCCGGATCTCCGCATCGTCCTCGACCATCTCGGAAAGCCGCCCATCGGACTCGAGTCGTCGGAGCCGTGGTCGCGCCTGATCGCCGAGGCGGCGGAGAATCCGCTCGTCCACGGCAAGGTCAGCGGGCTGTATTCGGCCACCGCCGACCTCGCGGCCTGGACGACCGACGGCATCCGCCCCTCCTTCGACCATGCCCTCGACGTCTTCGGTGCGCCGCGGCTCATGTATGGAGGCGACTGGCCGATCTCGGTGCTCGCGGGTGGATATGCGCGCGTGTGGGCCGGGCTCGCGCCGCTGTTCGACGAGCTCACCGCCGACGAGCGCGAGCGCATCCTGGGCCGCACGGCCGCGGAATTCTACCGCCTCGACCCCGCACGGCTGCGCCGGGGTTGA